The nucleotide sequence GCCGGAACCGAAAGACAATCTGTCGCAACTGAAGGACGATGCCTGGCTGAAGGATCCTTTTAAAAATATTCAGACCGATGTGAAGTCAGTCATTACTGATTTTGATAAAGGGCAGACGACACAGCCTGCGAAAACCACGCAGCCCCGCATTATCAGTCGACTGGATACGCTGGTGGAGATGCTGGAAAAATCGTGTAAAAAAGGGGGCGGCGCTGCGGGGGCCAACCCGACGCGTCCGGCGAATTCTTCCACGTTGGGGAAAGGTCCCGGCGGAGAGGGGGAACTGAAGGCCCCCGATAAAAAGGGACGCAACTGGGCAGACCTGACCCCGAAACAGCGGGAGAAGATTCTGCAGTCGCGTACGGAAGGCTTTCCACCCGGCTATGAAGACATTCTGGCAGATTATTTTCGACGTCTGGCGCGAAATCAGGCAGTCGATAAAACAAAACCGACTTCCGAGAAACAAGATTAAAGACTCTGATGCAAATGGTATTTCTTATGAAGAAGTGTAATTTGAGCGGCTTGTTGCTGGCGGTGCTGATCTGTGTGGCGGAACTGTTGATCTGTCCGCTCGCCTCTGCCGATGAAGTGCTGCTCTATGATGGAAAAAAGGTCTCGGGTAAGATCCGGTCTGTCGATTCCAGCGTATTGAAGATCGAAGTCGGTAAAGACCTGCAGGAAATCAGCCTGTTTGATGTGACGTCTTACAAATTTCTGGAACCGGCGCTGCCTCAGAATGTGAGTCAGCTACTGATTGATGGGGAAAAGCCGAGTTATGCCGCGGGACCCCGTACTGCGAAAGTCAAACTTCGTAAAGGACTGCATCGCTTTACCCTGCCCTATTATCACTCGGTGGGACTGGCGAAGCTGGATATTCAGGTGTCAGGTCCGGGGATGAAAAAGGCGGAAGTACCCAAAGAGCAGTTGTTTCGCGTCAATACAGCAGTGCGCGAGATTCCCGCGATCGAATACAAGATCGATGAAAAGGGATATCGACTGCCTGTCAAGATTGAGAAACCGGAAAAATATATTGCGTACCGACTGATGGAATGGAGCCATCCTGTGAAGGTTAAATCGATGGCTGATCTGAAAGCGGTTCCGGTTAAAAAATATGGTGCAAGCCCGCGACTGGCTTTATTGAGCCGTCGCAGTGCCATCAATTTCGGAATTGTGTATGAAGGACTGATCCAGATTCCCCAGGACGGCGAATACACGTTTGCAGTGGAGACCGATAAAAACAGCAAGGCGAAACTCTACATCGGAGATTATCCCAGCGAACTCTATAAACAGGCGAAAAGAAAATTATCGTCCGGCTGGCAGGTGGCCTTTTCTCAAGCGGGAAAACTTTCGGGGACCTTAAAGGAATGGACCAGAACGGGCATCCATTTTCAGGTTCCCGCTGCTGAAAAAGAGATTGACCTGATATTAAAACCGGGAGCCGTACATGAACTCTGGAAGATTCAGGAAGACAAGAAACAAACAAAGACGGTAGACCGCAAAGGGGAATCGAAGATCGAAGATTCGGCTTATGTCACCACGCAGGATGGGAATATTCATCGCGTGTCAGGTGAAGTGGTGGGGATTAACGAACAGAGTCTTTTGTTTCAATACCAGGGACAGCAACGCGAAGTCAATCTGGACCGGGTTGTGGGACTGGTCCTGTGGAAGAATCGCGTGCAACCTGAGAGCAAACTGGCGTTGCAGAGCCTGATGACTCTGATCGGCAATACGCAGATTCCCGGCGTGGTCGAACTGAACCAGGGCGCAACCGCCAGCATTACCATGCCGTGGGGCGATTCGTTTTCCATCAATAAGGATTATCTGGAGTCTGTGAAAACGGTCAACGCCCGTTCGGTTTCGCTGGTGGAAATCCAGCCGGACAGTGTGACGCAGGTCCCCTTTTTCAATCAGCGGTATCCCTACCAGGTCAACAAGAGTCTGGCTGGCCAGCCTTTGAAGATCGGGACGCAGTCGTTCTCCAAAGGACTGTGTGTGCATGCCCGGACGGTGCTGGTTTATCAGCTGGGTAAAGAATTTGAACAATTCCAGACCACACCAGGCCTGCAGGCTGAAACGGGGAAACTGGGAAATGTCGCGGTCAAGGTCATGGCTGATGGCAAAACCCTGTTTGAAAAGCCAGAGTTTACCAGCGCCACGAAACTGGAATCACTCAGCCTGGATGTGACAGGCTGTGAGACTTTGACGCTGGTCGTTGATTTTGGAAAAGATCAGGATGTGGGAGATCGCTTTGTCTGGGGCGATCCAAAACTGATCCGGGCGGTACCCAAAGAACTGGCGGCGAATCAGAAATAATTGAAAACGAATTCCATTACAGCGATCAACCATGAATCAGTATTTAAAATTCAATCAGCATATTCAGTACACCTATGGATTGTCGAACGATCGCAGGCGGATGCGGGCTTTGACCGGTGCCATGATGGGGCTGCTCTGGCTTCTGTGCCCGTTGGGAAATGGCTGGGCTGGTGAACCTGAGGCTTCACCCTCGTCCAAACTGATCGTGAGAGATGTCAGTGTATTTCTGGTCTCGGCGCATGGTAAGAAGCTGAATGACACGGCTCTGTTTCGCTCCACGACCCCCGGTTATGTGCAGTCCCGCCGCTTGAGCGCCGATGCCAGTGAGAGCGACAAACCGGCGCCACTGGGATTGATCACCTTTGCAGGACCGGCAACCAAAGATATTGATGTGCTGCTGGAATTTCCCTCCGGGCGTTTTTTAGCGCATTGGCCTTCTGCACGAATTCAGTCGAAACGCATCTACTGGCGTTCACAGAATCTGCTTAAAGAGAGTCCGCTCAGCATGCAGTTGTCTGAATCCCACTGGCTGAGTCCGCTGCAAAAGGCGGATCGCCTGTATGTGAAAGGTATCGATAAATGTGATCGCTTTATTCTGTATGACGTGGAACTGAATCATAACCCGCGCATTACGATGAGCCATGCTGAGAATGGTTTTCAGGTGCAGAATGCGGACACATATCCCCTGAAAGATCTGACGATCATGCAGCCTGCCGGAGAGAAGGATCATTGGAAAGTCGCAGCTATCGAACAGGTGCCCGGGATAAAAAAAGAGAACAAGCAGCCTGAGGCAAAATCAGATCCACCAGAGAAAGCGAAATCCGTTGACCCTTTATCAGAAGAATCGCTGAACAAGAAAAAAAAAGAAGCCCAGGCCAAAGCGCTACAAGCTCTGGGTAAACAGTTACAGGCGGCAGGTGCGTTACCGAAACTGGCTGAATCGGCCACGAAACCAGCTGAGAAGAAAGCGACAGCAGCAGCGACTGCCTCTAAAGCACCTGCTGTTTTAGTGCCCTATATAGAATCTGCCGGGCTGTCACAGGCGGAGGCGCTGGAGATCTGGAGGAAACAGCTGGTCGATCTGGGGCTGGGCACACCAGAAGTTGAGCATGTCCTGCGTATTCTGGGTGAGCATGCCTTGCGAAGCGATCAGGCAACCGTTGTGTACTGTCTTGACGAAAGTTATCTCGACAAAATATTGCCGCTGGAAATTACCCCGTTTCCCGATGTGGTGCGTCGCACCGGAATTGTCATCCTGCTGGATGCGGATCCGGCGTTGTTGAAACGCATTGATGGCCTGATTGCGCAGCTGGGAAATCAGAGTTGGGAAAAACGCGAAGCGGCTCAGAAGAAGCTGGAAGAGTATGGGAAAGCCGCACAGGCACAATTGCAGAAAGCGACCAGCAATAAAGATCTGGAAATCGTATTTCGCGCCGAACAGATCCTGGGAAAGATTAAATAGGCTGTACCCGGTTTTACTGCTGCGTCACCCGGACCATTTGGACAGGGTATCATATTAGATCGTCTCTGACGCTCTGGTTAAATGTGACGTGATCCAACTGAGTCGCCTGGGCTGCAATCTGACTGGTAAATGTCAGTTATTGGTAAAATATGACTGGTGTCAGGGTAAAGCCGATGATGAAAAACGCCAGTGTCAGCCAGCCTGTAATGATCCGGGTTTTACCCAGGGGGACCGTGTCGTCGGCGGTGGGAGGATGATTGATGCCAAAAAACACAAGTAAGAGTATCAAGAGAGAGTAGCCATACTCATCCGCGTAAATCATATATCCCACTGCGGATGCCATCAGCAGGCGGGAAATCAGATTCGCTTTTTTACCCAGCAGTGTGTAGAGGATGTGACCACCATCCAGCTGACCAATGGGAAGCAGATTCAATGCTGTGATGAAAATCCCGACCCAGCCTGCAAACAGCATCGGGTTTAAAATGACTTCCTGATTTTCCGCCAGCGGTCCGTGGACCAGTCTGATCATCCATTGCAGAATCAGTGGTTCTCCATAGCTCATCGTGCCTGGTTGCTTCAAAGTGACGGCAACCGTTGATTGCAGTACGCCCCAGTATGCGATCGGGAGCGCAAAGACCAGTCCCGCGAGGGGACCGGAAACGGCAATATCGAACATCTGTTTGCGATTGGCGATTCCGCCTCGTTGCAGAATCACGGCGCCCATGGTTCCAAACGGCGTGAGAGGCATGGGGATGAACAGAGGTCGGGTGGCGGGAATGTGGTAGCGTCGCGATTGCAGATAGTGCCCCATTTCATGGGAGAGCAAAATGAGCATCAAAGGACCCGCATAAGAAATTCCGTCGATGAAGAATCTCGTCCAGCCAACCAGCTGAATATGATCATACACGCGGGCGAATTCTCTGGGGACAGGAACAAACGGATTGTTATGTGTGGCACCGACAATGAACGTACTGAGGCAAGTCACCACAAACAGGATCAGTGGTACTTTACTGCGTGGCGGACGAACTGTATTTCGATAAGCAGGCTGCGCTGTGGAAAAATCTTTGACCTCGGTCTGGTAGTCCTGTGGCTGCACAATAATGACAGGATCAGGGGGTGGCAGAGGATGATTTTTGTCAGGCATTAGTCTGTGTCTAAATATTGAAAGTCAGTAGTCCGGATGCTGATATTTTATACGTTGAGGAGTTTCCAGTTGAGGCGAGAAATTCGAGTTTTTTGAAATTCTATATCCGCTGCCGTTTCACTCTTCCGTATTTACGATCAGGCTTCGCTTATGACAATGGCTTATTGCGAAGAATTCTGGAGGCTCGGAACACATAATCCACACCGCTGTACAGGGTGATGAGTGCTGCTGACCAGATAGAGATGTCGCGAAGCAGAAAGAATGCGGAGCTGTTAAAGGGGGCTTCCGGGCTGAGTGACAGCAGACAAAGAACCACTGCGACACATTGGACACCCATTTTGATTTTACCACTCCAGCTGGCGGAAAAATCACGACCATGCTGTTCGAGAAATCCTCTGAGGCTGGTGATGAACATTTCCCGACCAATGATGATCAGGACAAACCAGGCATTGATGCCCGTAGCCGGGCCACGCTCCAGCAGAAAAATGAAGGCGCCACAGATGATGATTTTATCTACAAAGGGGTCCAGAATCCGGCCCAGCGTGGTGACCTGATTGTATTTACGGGCAAAATAGCCGTCCAGAAAGTCGGTGGCAGCAGCCAGAATGAAGATGGCAGCAGAGGTCTTCCACCAGCCTTCCAGATAAATGATGACAAATAAGACCAGCGCGAGCACCAGTCGACTGACGGTGATCAGGTTCGGCAGATTCCAGATTTCTGGTCCTAAGAGTTCAGAACCGGTTTGCGGGTTCTCGGACTGTTTTTCCGCTGGTGAATTCATACTGTATAACTGTTTTCATTAGATAACGGGAGAATCAGAAGCAGCGCTCAGGACATCAGATTAAAGAACAGAGGTGTACGTCAGGTTAAATCAGAATCATACCCTGAGAGCTCGTCTGCATTTTATCGAGTTAGCCGCGAAGTTTACAGGTCAGCCTGTTTGCTTTTATGGGGAATCAGCAATCGATTCTTCAATGGGGAGTTCGCCGGCGACCAGTTTTGTATTACTGCGGGCATAAACACGTGTTTCAGCGTATGCTGGATGAGCCCAGGTTTCGCCGATCAGGCGGGCGCGGGCGAGTTCTTTGTAACCGGCAGGAGTCAGTTCAGCGAGAATCAAAGCACCTTCCGAATTGAGAATCAAAGCGCGCGAGGAATTGTTGAGCCAGACCAGACTGGCCTGCGGGTTGCGGCTGTTGCCGGGCGTCATCTGGTTGTCATCATCCCAGATTTTCTTGCCGGTGGCGTATTCGAAACAGGTCAGTCCGAACTGTTTGTCCAGCAGGTAGGCATAGCCATCCCGGTATAATGGCTGTGACATCAGTCCCCGCAATGCGCGGCGGTCTTCCCATAAGAGTTCAGCCTGCTCTGGCTTCTCTCCCAACTGGATAGCTTTGGAACCTTCCCAGTAACCGGCGACTAAGATAATTCCCTCCTTTTCGATCGGACTGGCAATCGCTACGCCGTAAGTGACTTTATAGGGAACTGACCAGAAATGGGCACCGGTCCGTGGGTCGACACTATGGATCTGATTCGGCGACCAGACAATCAACTGGTCCTGCTGGTTGTGATGAATCAGCAGTGGTGTGGCATAACCGGCTTCGTCTTGCAGTGAACGCCAGCGTTCTTTCCCTGTATTACTGTCGAGGGCGACAATGGCGGTTCCCTGTTCTGTTCCACCCGGCATGAGAATTACCAGATCACCGATCAGATAGGGAGCGGCAGCATAACCCCATTGAGGGACTTTGCCGCCGAAGTCTGTAACGAGCTGTTTTTTCCAGATGATGTCGCCCGTCTTCGCATCAAGGCAGAAGACATCCCCCATTGTACCCAGCGTATAGACCCGATTATTAACTACCGTGGGGGCACAGCGGGGACCGTTGCCGTAGTCCAGTTTGTCATAAACAGCCGGGTAAGAATGTGACCAGAGCTGTTTGCCGGTGAGCGCATCAAAGCAGAGTACGCGTTCAATATCCTGACGGTCGGCCCGATGTCCATGAATGCCTTGTGCTTTTTCCTGTTCTTCAGGCGAAGTCACCGGTCGATCCATGAGATAGAGTTTGCGATGGGACACAGAGATGCCGCCATAACCTCCGCCGATTTCACGTTCCCAGAGTTTTTTCAGTCCGGTTTCGGGCCAGCTGGTTTTGATCGCCGGTCCCTGCCAGGTGCCATCTCCACGCGGACCGCGCCATTGGGGCCATTCTTCATATTGTTTTTGGGAGCTTTTCAGATTCGAAGCGGGAGTCTCGGCCTGAAGCGGAAG is from Gimesia maris and encodes:
- a CDS encoding NPCBM/NEW2 domain-containing protein; its protein translation is MKKCNLSGLLLAVLICVAELLICPLASADEVLLYDGKKVSGKIRSVDSSVLKIEVGKDLQEISLFDVTSYKFLEPALPQNVSQLLIDGEKPSYAAGPRTAKVKLRKGLHRFTLPYYHSVGLAKLDIQVSGPGMKKAEVPKEQLFRVNTAVREIPAIEYKIDEKGYRLPVKIEKPEKYIAYRLMEWSHPVKVKSMADLKAVPVKKYGASPRLALLSRRSAINFGIVYEGLIQIPQDGEYTFAVETDKNSKAKLYIGDYPSELYKQAKRKLSSGWQVAFSQAGKLSGTLKEWTRTGIHFQVPAAEKEIDLILKPGAVHELWKIQEDKKQTKTVDRKGESKIEDSAYVTTQDGNIHRVSGEVVGINEQSLLFQYQGQQREVNLDRVVGLVLWKNRVQPESKLALQSLMTLIGNTQIPGVVELNQGATASITMPWGDSFSINKDYLESVKTVNARSVSLVEIQPDSVTQVPFFNQRYPYQVNKSLAGQPLKIGTQSFSKGLCVHARTVLVYQLGKEFEQFQTTPGLQAETGKLGNVAVKVMADGKTLFEKPEFTSATKLESLSLDVTGCETLTLVVDFGKDQDVGDRFVWGDPKLIRAVPKELAANQK
- a CDS encoding site-2 protease family protein is translated as MPDKNHPLPPPDPVIIVQPQDYQTEVKDFSTAQPAYRNTVRPPRSKVPLILFVVTCLSTFIVGATHNNPFVPVPREFARVYDHIQLVGWTRFFIDGISYAGPLMLILLSHEMGHYLQSRRYHIPATRPLFIPMPLTPFGTMGAVILQRGGIANRKQMFDIAVSGPLAGLVFALPIAYWGVLQSTVAVTLKQPGTMSYGEPLILQWMIRLVHGPLAENQEVILNPMLFAGWVGIFITALNLLPIGQLDGGHILYTLLGKKANLISRLLMASAVGYMIYADEYGYSLLILLLVFFGINHPPTADDTVPLGKTRIITGWLTLAFFIIGFTLTPVIFYQ
- the pgsA gene encoding CDP-diacylglycerol--glycerol-3-phosphate 3-phosphatidyltransferase; translation: MNSPAEKQSENPQTGSELLGPEIWNLPNLITVSRLVLALVLFVIIYLEGWWKTSAAIFILAAATDFLDGYFARKYNQVTTLGRILDPFVDKIIICGAFIFLLERGPATGINAWFVLIIIGREMFITSLRGFLEQHGRDFSASWSGKIKMGVQCVAVVLCLLSLSPEAPFNSSAFFLLRDISIWSAALITLYSGVDYVFRASRILRNKPLS
- a CDS encoding PQQ-binding-like beta-propeller repeat protein: MRSLFLILFSSILLTLPLQAETPASNLKSSQKQYEEWPQWRGPRGDGTWQGPAIKTSWPETGLKKLWEREIGGGYGGISVSHRKLYLMDRPVTSPEEQEKAQGIHGHRADRQDIERVLCFDALTGKQLWSHSYPAVYDKLDYGNGPRCAPTVVNNRVYTLGTMGDVFCLDAKTGDIIWKKQLVTDFGGKVPQWGYAAAPYLIGDLVILMPGGTEQGTAIVALDSNTGKERWRSLQDEAGYATPLLIHHNQQDQLIVWSPNQIHSVDPRTGAHFWSVPYKVTYGVAIASPIEKEGIILVAGYWEGSKAIQLGEKPEQAELLWEDRRALRGLMSQPLYRDGYAYLLDKQFGLTCFEYATGKKIWDDDNQMTPGNSRNPQASLVWLNNSSRALILNSEGALILAELTPAGYKELARARLIGETWAHPAYAETRVYARSNTKLVAGELPIEESIADSP